A portion of the Geobacter sp. genome contains these proteins:
- a CDS encoding DUF134 domain-containing protein encodes MARPRKPRQCSCPHRAAFAAVFKPAGTPLGELEMVVLYHDELESLHLCDGEGMTQADAGACMGVSRGTVQRLLSEARRKVADALVHQKALALTQREVAVDRSIPDTATS; translated from the coding sequence ATGGCGCGTCCCAGAAAACCACGACAGTGCAGTTGTCCCCACCGGGCAGCCTTTGCAGCGGTATTCAAGCCGGCCGGGACCCCTTTAGGGGAACTGGAAATGGTGGTACTCTACCACGACGAACTGGAAAGTCTCCATCTGTGCGATGGTGAGGGGATGACGCAGGCAGACGCAGGAGCCTGCATGGGGGTGTCACGGGGTACGGTGCAGCGGTTGCTGAGCGAGGCACGGCGAAAGGTTGCCGATGCCCTTGTGCATCAGAAGGCATTGGCGCTGACCCAACGGGAAGTGGCAGTCGATCGGTCTATACCCGATACTGCCACATCCTGA